In a genomic window of Piliocolobus tephrosceles isolate RC106 chromosome 1, ASM277652v3, whole genome shotgun sequence:
- the TUFT1 gene encoding tuftelin isoform X3, producing the protein MNGTGNWCTLVDVHPEDQAAGSVDILRLTLQGELTGDELQYIAQKAGRKTYAMVSGHSTGHSLASELVESHDGHEEIIKVYLKGRSGDKMIHEKNINQLKSEVQYIQEVVLEKPNGFSQSPTALYSSPPEVDTCINEDVDSLRKTVQNLLAKLQEAERQHQSDRVAFEVTLSRYQREAEQSNVALQREEDRVEQKEAEVGELQRRLLGMETEHQALLAKVREGEVALEELRSNNADCQAEREKAATLEKEVAGLREKIHHLDDMLKSQQRKVRQMIEQLQNSKAVIQSKDATIQELKEKIAYLEAENLEMHDRMEHLIEKQISHGNFSTQARAKTENPGSIRISKPPSPKPMPVIRVVET; encoded by the exons GGCAGCGTGGACATTCTCAGGCTGACTCTTCAGGGTGAACTGACAGGAGATGAACTTCAATACATAGCCCAGAAG GCGGGAAGGAAGACCTATGCCATGGTGTCCGGCCACTCCACTGGTCATTCTCTGGCTTCAGAACTGGTGGAGTCCCATGATGGACATGAGGAGATCATTAAG GTGTACTTGAAGGGGAGGTCTGGAGACAAGATGATTCATGAGAAGAATATTAACCAGCTGAAGAGTGAGGTCCAGTACATCCAGGAG GTGGTGCTAGAAAAGCCAAATGGCTTTAGTCAGAGTCCCACGGCCCTGTACAGCAGCCCACCTGAG GTGGACACCTGTATAAATGAGGATGTTGACAGCTTGAGGAAGACTGTGCAGAACTTACTGGCTAAGCTTCAGGAGGCCGAGCGGCAACACCAGTCAGACCGTGTCGCttttgag GTCACACTCAGCCGGTACCAGAGAGAAGCAGAACAGAGTAATGTGGCCCTTCAGAGAGAGGAGGACAGAGTGGAGCAGAAAGAGGCAGAAGTTGGAGAGCTGCAGAGGCGCTTACTAGGGATGGAGACG GAGCATCAGGCCTTACTGGCGAAAGTCAGGGAAGGGGAGGTGGCCCTAGAGGAGCTTCGGAGCAACAATGCTGACTGCCAAGCAGAACGAGAAAA GGCTGCTACCCTGGAAAAGGAAGTGGCTGGGTTGCGGGAGAAGATCCACCACTTGGATGACATGCTCAAGAGCCAGCAGCGGAAAGTCCGGCAAATGATAGAGCAG CTACAGAATTCAAAAGCTGTGATCCAGTCAAAGGACGCCACCATCCAGGAGCTCAAGGAGAAAATTGCCTATCTGGAGGCGGAG AATTTAGAGATGCACGACCGGATGGAACACCtgatagaaaaacaaatcagtcacGGCAACTTCAGCACCCAGGCCCGGGCCAAGACAGAGAACCCGGGCAG TATTAGGATATCCAAGCCCCCCAGCCCGAAGCCCATGCCTGTCATCCGAGTGGTGGAAACCTGA
- the TUFT1 gene encoding tuftelin isoform X1: MNGTGNWCTLVDVHPEDQAAGSVDILRLTLQGELTGDELQYIAQKAGRKTYAMVSGHSTGHSLASELVESHDGHEEIIKVYLKGRSGDKMIHEKNINQLKSEVQYIQEARNCLQKLREDISSKLDRDLGDSLHRQEIQVVLEKPNGFSQSPTALYSSPPEVDTCINEDVDSLRKTVQNLLAKLQEAERQHQSDRVAFEVTLSRYQREAEQSNVALQREEDRVEQKEAEVGELQRRLLGMETEHQALLAKVREGEVALEELRSNNADCQAEREKAATLEKEVAGLREKIHHLDDMLKSQQRKVRQMIEQLQNSKAVIQSKDATIQELKEKIAYLEAENLEMHDRMEHLIEKQISHGNFSTQARAKTENPGSIRISKPPSPKPMPVIRVVET, encoded by the exons GGCAGCGTGGACATTCTCAGGCTGACTCTTCAGGGTGAACTGACAGGAGATGAACTTCAATACATAGCCCAGAAG GCGGGAAGGAAGACCTATGCCATGGTGTCCGGCCACTCCACTGGTCATTCTCTGGCTTCAGAACTGGTGGAGTCCCATGATGGACATGAGGAGATCATTAAG GTGTACTTGAAGGGGAGGTCTGGAGACAAGATGATTCATGAGAAGAATATTAACCAGCTGAAGAGTGAGGTCCAGTACATCCAGGAG gccAGGAACTGCCTACAGAAGCTCCGGGAGGATATAAGTAGCAAGCTTGACAGGGACCTAGGAGATTCTCTCCATCGACAGGAGATACAG GTGGTGCTAGAAAAGCCAAATGGCTTTAGTCAGAGTCCCACGGCCCTGTACAGCAGCCCACCTGAG GTGGACACCTGTATAAATGAGGATGTTGACAGCTTGAGGAAGACTGTGCAGAACTTACTGGCTAAGCTTCAGGAGGCCGAGCGGCAACACCAGTCAGACCGTGTCGCttttgag GTCACACTCAGCCGGTACCAGAGAGAAGCAGAACAGAGTAATGTGGCCCTTCAGAGAGAGGAGGACAGAGTGGAGCAGAAAGAGGCAGAAGTTGGAGAGCTGCAGAGGCGCTTACTAGGGATGGAGACG GAGCATCAGGCCTTACTGGCGAAAGTCAGGGAAGGGGAGGTGGCCCTAGAGGAGCTTCGGAGCAACAATGCTGACTGCCAAGCAGAACGAGAAAA GGCTGCTACCCTGGAAAAGGAAGTGGCTGGGTTGCGGGAGAAGATCCACCACTTGGATGACATGCTCAAGAGCCAGCAGCGGAAAGTCCGGCAAATGATAGAGCAG CTACAGAATTCAAAAGCTGTGATCCAGTCAAAGGACGCCACCATCCAGGAGCTCAAGGAGAAAATTGCCTATCTGGAGGCGGAG AATTTAGAGATGCACGACCGGATGGAACACCtgatagaaaaacaaatcagtcacGGCAACTTCAGCACCCAGGCCCGGGCCAAGACAGAGAACCCGGGCAG TATTAGGATATCCAAGCCCCCCAGCCCGAAGCCCATGCCTGTCATCCGAGTGGTGGAAACCTGA
- the TUFT1 gene encoding tuftelin isoform X2 → MNGTGNWCTLVDVHPEDQAAAGRKTYAMVSGHSTGHSLASELVESHDGHEEIIKVYLKGRSGDKMIHEKNINQLKSEVQYIQEARNCLQKLREDISSKLDRDLGDSLHRQEIQVVLEKPNGFSQSPTALYSSPPEVDTCINEDVDSLRKTVQNLLAKLQEAERQHQSDRVAFEVTLSRYQREAEQSNVALQREEDRVEQKEAEVGELQRRLLGMETEHQALLAKVREGEVALEELRSNNADCQAEREKAATLEKEVAGLREKIHHLDDMLKSQQRKVRQMIEQLQNSKAVIQSKDATIQELKEKIAYLEAENLEMHDRMEHLIEKQISHGNFSTQARAKTENPGSIRISKPPSPKPMPVIRVVET, encoded by the exons GCGGGAAGGAAGACCTATGCCATGGTGTCCGGCCACTCCACTGGTCATTCTCTGGCTTCAGAACTGGTGGAGTCCCATGATGGACATGAGGAGATCATTAAG GTGTACTTGAAGGGGAGGTCTGGAGACAAGATGATTCATGAGAAGAATATTAACCAGCTGAAGAGTGAGGTCCAGTACATCCAGGAG gccAGGAACTGCCTACAGAAGCTCCGGGAGGATATAAGTAGCAAGCTTGACAGGGACCTAGGAGATTCTCTCCATCGACAGGAGATACAG GTGGTGCTAGAAAAGCCAAATGGCTTTAGTCAGAGTCCCACGGCCCTGTACAGCAGCCCACCTGAG GTGGACACCTGTATAAATGAGGATGTTGACAGCTTGAGGAAGACTGTGCAGAACTTACTGGCTAAGCTTCAGGAGGCCGAGCGGCAACACCAGTCAGACCGTGTCGCttttgag GTCACACTCAGCCGGTACCAGAGAGAAGCAGAACAGAGTAATGTGGCCCTTCAGAGAGAGGAGGACAGAGTGGAGCAGAAAGAGGCAGAAGTTGGAGAGCTGCAGAGGCGCTTACTAGGGATGGAGACG GAGCATCAGGCCTTACTGGCGAAAGTCAGGGAAGGGGAGGTGGCCCTAGAGGAGCTTCGGAGCAACAATGCTGACTGCCAAGCAGAACGAGAAAA GGCTGCTACCCTGGAAAAGGAAGTGGCTGGGTTGCGGGAGAAGATCCACCACTTGGATGACATGCTCAAGAGCCAGCAGCGGAAAGTCCGGCAAATGATAGAGCAG CTACAGAATTCAAAAGCTGTGATCCAGTCAAAGGACGCCACCATCCAGGAGCTCAAGGAGAAAATTGCCTATCTGGAGGCGGAG AATTTAGAGATGCACGACCGGATGGAACACCtgatagaaaaacaaatcagtcacGGCAACTTCAGCACCCAGGCCCGGGCCAAGACAGAGAACCCGGGCAG TATTAGGATATCCAAGCCCCCCAGCCCGAAGCCCATGCCTGTCATCCGAGTGGTGGAAACCTGA
- the TUFT1 gene encoding tuftelin isoform X4, translating into MNGTGNWCTLVDVHPEDQAAAGRKTYAMVSGHSTGHSLASELVESHDGHEEIIKVYLKGRSGDKMIHEKNINQLKSEVQYIQEVVLEKPNGFSQSPTALYSSPPEVDTCINEDVDSLRKTVQNLLAKLQEAERQHQSDRVAFEVTLSRYQREAEQSNVALQREEDRVEQKEAEVGELQRRLLGMETEHQALLAKVREGEVALEELRSNNADCQAEREKAATLEKEVAGLREKIHHLDDMLKSQQRKVRQMIEQLQNSKAVIQSKDATIQELKEKIAYLEAENLEMHDRMEHLIEKQISHGNFSTQARAKTENPGSIRISKPPSPKPMPVIRVVET; encoded by the exons GCGGGAAGGAAGACCTATGCCATGGTGTCCGGCCACTCCACTGGTCATTCTCTGGCTTCAGAACTGGTGGAGTCCCATGATGGACATGAGGAGATCATTAAG GTGTACTTGAAGGGGAGGTCTGGAGACAAGATGATTCATGAGAAGAATATTAACCAGCTGAAGAGTGAGGTCCAGTACATCCAGGAG GTGGTGCTAGAAAAGCCAAATGGCTTTAGTCAGAGTCCCACGGCCCTGTACAGCAGCCCACCTGAG GTGGACACCTGTATAAATGAGGATGTTGACAGCTTGAGGAAGACTGTGCAGAACTTACTGGCTAAGCTTCAGGAGGCCGAGCGGCAACACCAGTCAGACCGTGTCGCttttgag GTCACACTCAGCCGGTACCAGAGAGAAGCAGAACAGAGTAATGTGGCCCTTCAGAGAGAGGAGGACAGAGTGGAGCAGAAAGAGGCAGAAGTTGGAGAGCTGCAGAGGCGCTTACTAGGGATGGAGACG GAGCATCAGGCCTTACTGGCGAAAGTCAGGGAAGGGGAGGTGGCCCTAGAGGAGCTTCGGAGCAACAATGCTGACTGCCAAGCAGAACGAGAAAA GGCTGCTACCCTGGAAAAGGAAGTGGCTGGGTTGCGGGAGAAGATCCACCACTTGGATGACATGCTCAAGAGCCAGCAGCGGAAAGTCCGGCAAATGATAGAGCAG CTACAGAATTCAAAAGCTGTGATCCAGTCAAAGGACGCCACCATCCAGGAGCTCAAGGAGAAAATTGCCTATCTGGAGGCGGAG AATTTAGAGATGCACGACCGGATGGAACACCtgatagaaaaacaaatcagtcacGGCAACTTCAGCACCCAGGCCCGGGCCAAGACAGAGAACCCGGGCAG TATTAGGATATCCAAGCCCCCCAGCCCGAAGCCCATGCCTGTCATCCGAGTGGTGGAAACCTGA